A stretch of DNA from Vibrio gallaecicus:
GCAATATGAGGAGAAGACGGAAGAAGCAACGCATAAGGGTTTACATCTTCATAAGCTAGATCTTGTGTAGCGGCTTCTTGTAAATGCAAAGCATCACTGTTACGTAAACCTTCTGGGTACTTTTCACACCCTGCAGCAACCGGCTTGTAACCAATTGTTGATAACTCTTTTGCAGCTAAAGCTTGAAGAATTGCCTTAGATACAACTGTTTTTCCCACTTCGGTATCCGTACCTGCAATAAATAATGCATCAATCATAATTTAATAACCCCTAAACAAACTTGATATGTTGCTGGTAAGAAACCTTGATGGCTTTGAAACTCTCGATATTCTTTCTCGACAAGTTGCAACATTCTGCGACTTGTTAAACCGTGTGAGCGACCACTTACATGAGTAGCCCCGATTCCCTTAAGGTCTCGCATCAACTCTAATGCAGTGTCGTACCAAACTGTGATAGAGGGCAAGTCTAGTTGATGAGCCTCACAGCTAGATTGCGCTAACGCAATTTTTACCTGATTCTCAGAAATAAAGTTATTAACGTGTTGATGTGTGTCAATTTTATTCCACGATTTTTGCAACTCAAACAGTGAGCCATCTAACAAAGTGGAAAATAAAACACTTCCTCCACGCTTCGTCACTCGTTTTATCTCACGTAAAGGTACAGATAAATCATCACACCACTGCAATGCTAAGCTTGAAAAGACAATATCGAAGCTTTGGTTTTCGAATGGAAGTTGTTCCGCATCTGCTTGCTGATAAGATGAAATCTGAACACCACACCTTAACTTCGATTGGTTTAGCATTTCTTGAGAAAGGTCCGCACATACTACATCTGCTCCCCTTGATAGTAATTGGTAAGAGAAGTAACCAGTACCACAACCGAGATCGAGCACTTTAAGCCCAGACAAATCATTAGGCAATTTGTCTAGTAATCGATGACCGACATCGCGCTGAAACTCAGCGTGTTTATCATAAGTGGTTGCTGCTTTGCCAAAAGCTTCAGCAATCGCACTCTTATCGTGGCCGATGTAATTATTCACTACTGCTTCTTGTGACATTTACTAAGCCCTATTATTTGTTTCGATCTTTG
This window harbors:
- the bioC gene encoding malonyl-ACP O-methyltransferase BioC, which gives rise to MSQEAVVNNYIGHDKSAIAEAFGKAATTYDKHAEFQRDVGHRLLDKLPNDLSGLKVLDLGCGTGYFSYQLLSRGADVVCADLSQEMLNQSKLRCGVQISSYQQADAEQLPFENQSFDIVFSSLALQWCDDLSVPLREIKRVTKRGGSVLFSTLLDGSLFELQKSWNKIDTHQHVNNFISENQVKIALAQSSCEAHQLDLPSITVWYDTALELMRDLKGIGATHVSGRSHGLTSRRMLQLVEKEYREFQSHQGFLPATYQVCLGVIKL